A section of the Aricia agestis chromosome 4, ilAriAges1.1, whole genome shotgun sequence genome encodes:
- the LOC121726315 gene encoding uncharacterized protein LOC121726315 isoform X1 translates to MSINKNNSKESSNHCKKEIEEKKFAKTVNLNKDEAIYLWNSLEEILTKSLLDVAKRQPENPIHSLAHSLIYYKYHKKSKDTPNLAEGLVPKRREAVFKTIKTPQVEQQKTTSVDEDQEILAFTTNIAQQIIFSLLEQ, encoded by the exons AtgtctataaataaaaataactcgaAG GAATCTTCGAATCACTGTAAAAAGGAAATCGAAGAGAAGAAATTTGCAAAAACAG taaatttaaataaagacgAGGCAATATATCTATGGAACAGCCTTGAGGAAATCCTGACTAAATCGCTGCTTGATGTTGCTAAACGGCAGCCAGAGAATCCAATACACAGCCTTGCGCATTCACTCATATATTACAA ATATCATAAAAAATCTAAAGACACACCTAACCTAGCAGAGGGACTGGTTCCT AAGAGAAGAGAAGCAGTTTTCAAGACGATTAAAACTCCTCAAGTTGAGCAGCAAAAAACAACATCAGTGGACGAAGATCAAGAAATACTTGCTTTTACCACAAACATAGCCCAGCAAATAATATTCAGCTTATTGGAACAGTAA
- the LOC121726315 gene encoding uncharacterized protein LOC121726315 isoform X2, with protein sequence MSINKNNSKESSNHCKKEIEEKKFAKTVNLNKDEAIYLWNSLEEILTKSLLDVAKRQPENPIHSLAHSLIYYKYHKKSKDTPNLAEGLVPRREAVFKTIKTPQVEQQKTTSVDEDQEILAFTTNIAQQIIFSLLEQ encoded by the exons AtgtctataaataaaaataactcgaAG GAATCTTCGAATCACTGTAAAAAGGAAATCGAAGAGAAGAAATTTGCAAAAACAG taaatttaaataaagacgAGGCAATATATCTATGGAACAGCCTTGAGGAAATCCTGACTAAATCGCTGCTTGATGTTGCTAAACGGCAGCCAGAGAATCCAATACACAGCCTTGCGCATTCACTCATATATTACAA ATATCATAAAAAATCTAAAGACACACCTAACCTAGCAGAGGGACTGGTTCCT AGAAGAGAAGCAGTTTTCAAGACGATTAAAACTCCTCAAGTTGAGCAGCAAAAAACAACATCAGTGGACGAAGATCAAGAAATACTTGCTTTTACCACAAACATAGCCCAGCAAATAATATTCAGCTTATTGGAACAGTAA
- the LOC121726314 gene encoding protein preli-like: MARYFENSTTFNFSWDQVARGYWKRYPNPQSTHVLSEDTCSRHVKDGCLYTKRLLTKTNRVPKWGERFFSAKSVKIIEESIVDPEKKILITYTRNLGYTKVMSVVERVEYRPSGAGQTVAKRSAWIDSQVFGFSRAIRAFGVDRFRKNCSQMVNGFNFVLHNMFPRQVPQTVAPMTHTLKEMREAAAAATDRAKANVLSSVNRT, translated from the exons atggCAAGATATTTTGAGAATTCAACAACCTTCAACTTTAGCTGGGATCAAGTAGCTCGTGGATACTGGAAAAGATACCCAAATCCTCAAAG TACCCATGTCCTGTCTGAAGACACCTGTAGCAGACATGTCAAGGATGGCTGCCTATACACAAAAAGACTTTTGACAAAAACCAACAGAGTGCCTAAATGGGGAGAGAG ATTTTTCAGTGCAAAGTCAGTGAAAATTATAGAAGAGAGTATTGTCGATCCTGAAAAGAAAATTCTCATCACTTACACAAGAAATTTGGGTTACACCAAAGTTATG AGTGTCGTGGAGAGGGTTGAATACAGACCTTCAGGTGCAGGCCAGACAGTAGCCAAGCGTTCAGCCTGGATTGACTCACAGGTGTTCGGGTTCTCCAGGGCTATCAGGGCTTTTGGTGTTGACAGATTCAGAAAAAATTGTTCACAAATG GTCAACGGGTTCAACTTTGTTCTACACAACATGTTCCCGAGGCAGGTGCCGCAAACTGTTGCACCCATGACGCACACATTAAAAGAGATGCGCGAGGCGGCGGCCGCGGCCACCGACCGGGCCAAAGCGAACGTCCTGTCGTCCGTCAACAGGACATAA